Proteins encoded together in one Terriglobus saanensis SP1PR4 window:
- the trxA gene encoding thioredoxin — MAGQYVTEVNDATFEQDVLKSDQPVLVDFWASWCGPCRALAPIVDQVAETYNGKLKVMKMDVDRNNATPGKYGIRGIPALLIFKDGKVAEQIVGYVPKETIDASVTKVLA, encoded by the coding sequence ATGGCAGGACAATATGTCACCGAGGTAAACGACGCCACCTTTGAACAGGACGTCCTTAAATCCGACCAGCCCGTTCTTGTAGATTTCTGGGCTTCCTGGTGCGGACCGTGTCGTGCCCTCGCACCCATCGTCGATCAGGTCGCTGAGACCTACAACGGCAAGCTCAAGGTCATGAAAATGGACGTTGATCGCAATAACGCGACCCCCGGCAAGTACGGTATCCGTGGCATCCCCGCGTTGTTGATCTTCAAGGACGGCAAAGTTGCCGAGCAGATCGTCGGCTACGTCCCCAAAGAAACCATCGACGCCAGTGTCACCAAGGTCCTTGCCTAA